A window of the Gossypium hirsutum isolate 1008001.06 chromosome A05, Gossypium_hirsutum_v2.1, whole genome shotgun sequence genome harbors these coding sequences:
- the LOC107960623 gene encoding uncharacterized protein, whose product MVRDNMSSSLCENDGLGKPIGEELIPKKVRFREKVEEPSNDMMIELSSDQPTSWRDMLVSQSSKNGSNGLDEKEAFDILEGDIQRTVVNGVPSITFSERIYQIFIQGMDNTVIVKLLGRNIGFSVLQNKFYIMWRPSAPIHMMDIENGYFLVKFQNKMDCDKVLSEGLWTIFGQYLTVQPWTMAFDPTQAFPSVVMAWIRFLALPSYLYNRKIITEIRELVGKVVKLDMNTDNRTQGRFARMAVYVNLEEPLVSQILINGRIQKVEYESLSTICFHCGRYGHVENICRDER is encoded by the coding sequence ATGGTGAGGGACAATATGTCGAGTTCTCTCTGTGAAAACGATGGTCTTGGAAAACCCATTGGGGAAGAGTTGATCCCTAAGAAGGTTAGGTTCAGAGAAAAGGTGGAAGAACCGAGTAATGATATGATGATCGAGCTGTCCTCAGATCAACCTACTTCATGGAGAGACATGCTTGTCAGTCAATCCTCAAAGAATGGTTCTAATGGTTTGGATGAAAAGGAAGCTTTTGATATTTTGGAAGGAGACATTCAGAGGACTGTTGTGAATGGAGTGCCTTCTATCACTTTCTCAGAACGGATTTACCAAATCTTTATCCAAGGTATGGATAATACTGTGATTGTAAAACTTCTAGGCCGTAACATTGGTTTTTCAGTTTTACAGAATAAATTTTACATAATGTGGAGACCATCAGCACCTATTCATATGATGGACATTGAAAATGGCTATTTTCTAGTCAAATTCCAAAATAAGATGGATTGTGATAAGGTTCTCTCCGAAGGACTGTGGACTATTTTTGGTCAGTATTTGACCGTTCAGCCTTGGACAATGGCTTTTGATCCTACACAAGCTTTCCCAAGTGTTGTAATGGCATGGATTAGATTCCTTGCGTTACCTAGCTATTTATACAACCGCAAAATAATCACAGAAATTAGAGAACTTGTGGGTAAGGTGGTTAAATTAGATATGAATACTGACAATAGAACGCAGGGACGATTTGCTAGAATGGCGGTTTATGTCAACCTGGAAGAGCCACTAGTGTCCCAAATCTTGATTAATGGGCGAATTCAAAAGGTAGAATATGAATCTCTTTCTACTATTTGTTTTCATTGTGGAAGGTATGGGCATGTGGAAAACATTTGTAGAGATGAACGCTAA